In Portunus trituberculatus isolate SZX2019 chromosome 44, ASM1759143v1, whole genome shotgun sequence, a single window of DNA contains:
- the LOC123518926 gene encoding facilitated trehalose transporter Tret1-like isoform X2 — protein sequence MAYVALGASITWSSPAVSSIEKDNSTLVGTEIVLTAAEKDMTGSLMYLGSLFGAWIGGWVVSKIGRRLSLQLLGLPFIAGWIISGLASNTALLLTGRLVHGISSGCLTIAGYAYIVELSDTNIRGMMATLPTLGIVMGNLYTVAIGYTLPWHYLCFVSAIPAIVFTIASFFLPESPSYLVIKGQHEKAISLLKSLRGDYTNIEAEVTKLECMNSSSSSGWKGLMSKETLRRIAVVITTFFLSQMCGNFVMMIYTARILENTGAPMDPDAITAIAGVLRVAGTLAAVFLLDRLGRRYCLLISHVINAFCMIILGIYVHMAEAAAPDDGIFSKLSWLPMVCVMTSLFFCDIGVHPIPFIISSEYFSTNIRAQASSVCFSVGTIIIFGVLQLYSPMLTLLTQPGLYWLYGCTSVIGVVFALFVIIETKGMSVG from the exons GTAGCCTGATGTATCTGGGTTCACTGTTTGGAGCATGGATTGGAGGCTGGGTGGTGAGCAAAATTGGGCGACGCCTGTCACTACAGCTGTTGGGCCTGCCCTTCATAGCAGGCTGGATCATCTCAGGGCTTGCATCAAATACTGCCCTTCTTCTTACGGGGAG GTTGGTTCATGGAATATCCAGTGGATGCTTGACTATTGCTGGATATGCCTACATAGTGGAATTATCCGATACCAATATTCGAGGCATGATGGCAACCCTGCCTACCCTTGGCATAGTAATGGGTAATTTGTACACTGTTGCAATAGGTTATACCCTTCCCTGGCACTACCTCTGCTTTGTTAGTGCCATTCCAGCCATCGTATTCACAATAGCAAGTTTCTTTTTACCTGAGTCACCATCATACCTTGTGATCAAGGGACAGCACGAAAAAGCAATTTCTCTCTTAAAGAGCTTGAGGGGAGACTATACCAACATTGAGGCTGAAGTGACAAAGCTGGAGTGTATGAACtctagtagcagcagtgggtGGAAAGGTCTCATGAGCAAGGAGACTCTGCGTCGCATAGCTGTTGTTATTACAACATTTTTCTTGAGCCAGATGTGTGGTAATTTTGTCATGATGATATATACAGCTCGAATTCTGGAGAACACAGGGGCACCAATGGATCCTGATGCCATCACAGCCATTGCTGGGGTCCTAAGAGTAGCAGGAACCCTTGCAGCTGTCTTTCTACTGGACAGGCTGGGACGCCGCTATTGTCTTCTCATCTCACATGTTATCAATGCATTTTGCATGATCATCCTTGGCATTTACGTTCATATGGCTGAAGCTGCAGCTCCAGATGATGGCATTTTCTCCAA GCTTTCATGGTTGCCGatggtgtgtgtgatgacatCACTCTTCTTCTGTGACATAGGAGTCCATCCCATACCTTTCATTATCTCATCAGAATACTTCTCTACAAACATTCGTGCtcag gcatcatcagtgtgtttctctgttggcaccatcatcatctttggtgTGCTGCAGCTCTACAGTCCAATGCTGACTCTCCTCACCCAGCCTGGGCTCTACTGGCTCTATGGTTGCACCAGTGTCATAGGAGTTGTCTTTGCTTTATTTGTCATCATAGAAACTAAGGGAATGTCTGTAGGTTAG